A window of the Chloroflexus sp. Y-396-1 genome harbors these coding sequences:
- a CDS encoding DUF3095 domain-containing protein, giving the protein MTIDFFSRLPLLTRFSDITDLNAYRPLPANWTVFVCDVRGSTRAIAEGRYKEVNLVGAATITAALNIAGNIEIPFVFGGDGSSIAVPPELAEATAQALSAVSALSQQAFNLNLRVGAIPMTTIISAGYQVLVGRFALTHQVAQAVFTGGGISYAEKLTKDESYSDQFLIASGNADDARLDGLECRWDTIPPPHDAILCLIVQVTPQFDPEVSMTIYRSVIEKIEQIYGDEQTYHPLRSNLMQASANPRALWSEARLRGGDGRLAQLTYWAHIYGLNLGVRGYRWLQRLRGEDPWWDRYRQHVATAADYRKYDDTLRMIISGTNEQHAQLLAWLTTRTEAGELIFGAHRSPEVMLTCLIFERMGRQIHFVDGADGGFTLAAHDLKQRLRAARPVSTEV; this is encoded by the coding sequence ATGACAATAGATTTCTTTTCCCGCCTACCACTTCTAACGCGGTTTAGCGATATTACCGACCTGAACGCCTATCGACCGTTACCAGCCAATTGGACGGTTTTTGTGTGCGATGTACGTGGTTCAACGCGCGCTATCGCTGAAGGGCGCTACAAAGAGGTCAATCTGGTCGGTGCTGCTACTATCACCGCAGCCTTGAATATTGCCGGCAACATTGAGATTCCCTTCGTGTTTGGTGGCGATGGTTCTTCGATCGCTGTGCCACCTGAGCTGGCTGAAGCGACCGCGCAAGCGCTTAGTGCAGTGAGTGCATTGTCGCAGCAAGCTTTCAATCTCAATCTGCGGGTTGGCGCAATTCCAATGACAACGATTATCAGTGCCGGCTATCAGGTGCTGGTTGGACGCTTTGCTCTTACTCATCAGGTTGCCCAGGCCGTTTTCACCGGTGGCGGGATCAGTTATGCCGAGAAACTGACCAAAGATGAATCATATAGCGACCAGTTTCTCATTGCATCTGGTAATGCAGATGATGCAAGGCTCGATGGGTTAGAGTGTCGATGGGACACCATCCCTCCCCCTCACGATGCGATACTCTGCCTGATTGTACAGGTCACTCCGCAATTTGATCCAGAAGTGTCAATGACAATCTACCGTTCAGTTATTGAGAAAATCGAACAAATCTATGGCGATGAGCAGACGTATCATCCATTGCGCTCCAATCTGATGCAGGCAAGCGCTAATCCTAGAGCACTCTGGTCTGAAGCACGCCTCCGTGGTGGTGATGGTCGGTTAGCTCAACTAACCTATTGGGCGCACATCTACGGCCTAAACTTAGGTGTCCGTGGTTATCGCTGGTTACAACGGCTGCGTGGTGAAGACCCGTGGTGGGATCGCTATCGCCAGCACGTTGCCACAGCGGCTGATTATCGTAAATACGATGACACCTTGCGTATGATTATTTCTGGTACTAATGAGCAACACGCACAATTACTGGCATGGTTGACAACCCGTACCGAAGCTGGCGAGCTGATCTTCGGCGCCCACCGTTCACCGGAAGTGATGCTGACCTGTCTCATTTTCGAGCGGATGGGGCGCCAGATTCACTTTGTTGATGGTGCCGACGGTGGTTTTACCCTTGCTGCTCACGACCTCAAGCAACGCCTTCGCGCTGCGAGACCGGTCAGCACCGAGGTATGA
- the ppk1 gene encoding polyphosphate kinase 1, producing MIAQSVQTITEPRYFNRELSLIEFNRRVLEEAMDPRNPLLERIKFLAIFASNLDEFFMIRVSGIKQQIRAGVQKRSPDGQTPTEQLSAIRQALIPLLQQERDLLLNELLPALYKQGIMILNTTTLNEEQRSWVSDYFRRQVFPVLTPLAFDSSRPFPFISNLSLNLAVVIHDKAKGELFARIKVPEVLPRLIPLPAELCPPVSDLPSTRCHCFVWLEQVIADHLEQLFPGMNVVEVYPFRVTRNADVEIEEDEADDLLATIEQGLRQRRFGEVVRLAVDDAMPDRICQLLATNLKVGPEDIYTVRGPLGLSDLMQLTQLDRPDLKDPPYVPRLPVVLKNAPNIFEAIKKQDILLHHPYHSFTPIVDFIQAAAEDPHVLAIKQTLYRVGRNSPIVQALMHAREQGKQVTVVVELKARFDEENNITWARAMERAGVHVVYGLVGLKVHAKLALVVRQETDGICCYVHLGTGNYNAATARVYTDLGLLTCRSDIADDVVDLFNYLTAYSRQKEYRTLLVAPVNLRQRITELIKEEIALHQRHGNGRLIFKMNALVDPKIIDALYAASQAGVQIDLIVRGMCSLRPQIPGLSDNIRVRSIVGRYLEHSRIYYFHHGGTPKIYLGSADMMERNLDRRVEELFPLTDPGAIQYVTEILLKTYLADNLRARELQPDGRYVRLNPNGAEVIDSQDPNRIIPRC from the coding sequence ATGATTGCCCAATCAGTCCAAACTATTACTGAACCACGATACTTCAATCGTGAATTGAGCTTAATTGAGTTTAACCGTCGCGTGCTCGAAGAGGCGATGGATCCGCGCAACCCGCTGCTTGAGCGCATTAAGTTTTTGGCCATTTTTGCTTCAAATCTCGATGAATTTTTCATGATCCGGGTGAGCGGGATCAAACAACAGATCCGCGCCGGTGTCCAAAAGCGCTCACCCGATGGACAAACCCCAACCGAGCAGCTCAGCGCAATTCGGCAGGCACTGATTCCACTACTCCAGCAAGAGCGAGACCTGCTATTAAATGAACTTTTGCCTGCTCTCTACAAGCAGGGGATCATGATTCTCAATACTACAACCCTCAACGAGGAGCAGCGGTCCTGGGTGAGTGATTATTTTCGTCGCCAGGTCTTTCCGGTCTTGACGCCACTGGCATTCGATTCGAGTCGCCCGTTCCCGTTTATCTCGAATCTGAGTCTCAATCTAGCGGTTGTCATTCATGATAAGGCGAAGGGTGAACTCTTTGCCCGGATAAAGGTACCGGAAGTCTTACCTCGGTTAATCCCACTGCCGGCTGAACTGTGTCCACCGGTGAGCGATCTCCCTAGCACCCGTTGTCATTGTTTCGTCTGGCTGGAACAGGTGATTGCCGATCATCTCGAACAACTCTTCCCTGGAATGAATGTGGTTGAGGTGTATCCATTTCGGGTGACGCGCAATGCCGATGTCGAGATCGAAGAGGATGAAGCCGACGATTTGCTGGCAACCATCGAACAGGGGTTACGTCAACGTCGTTTCGGTGAAGTCGTGCGGCTGGCTGTCGATGATGCAATGCCTGACCGTATCTGCCAGTTGCTGGCAACGAATCTGAAGGTTGGGCCAGAAGATATTTATACTGTCCGTGGGCCGCTTGGCCTGAGCGATCTCATGCAACTGACCCAGCTCGACCGTCCAGATTTGAAAGACCCGCCGTATGTACCACGTTTGCCGGTGGTGCTGAAAAATGCTCCGAATATCTTTGAAGCAATTAAGAAACAAGACATTTTGCTCCACCATCCCTATCACTCATTTACGCCGATCGTTGATTTTATTCAGGCCGCTGCCGAAGACCCACACGTGCTGGCGATTAAGCAAACTCTGTACCGAGTCGGTCGTAATTCGCCCATCGTTCAGGCGCTTATGCACGCTCGCGAACAGGGCAAGCAAGTGACGGTGGTGGTCGAACTAAAGGCCCGTTTCGATGAAGAGAACAACATTACCTGGGCACGGGCAATGGAACGTGCTGGGGTGCATGTTGTGTACGGGTTAGTAGGGCTCAAAGTGCATGCCAAACTGGCACTGGTGGTACGTCAGGAGACTGACGGTATTTGTTGTTATGTGCATCTCGGCACCGGCAACTACAATGCGGCGACGGCCCGTGTCTATACTGATCTAGGTCTACTGACCTGTCGTTCGGATATTGCTGATGATGTGGTCGATCTCTTTAATTACCTGACAGCCTACAGTCGCCAAAAGGAATATCGCACGCTGTTGGTTGCACCGGTCAATCTGCGTCAGCGCATCACCGAGTTGATCAAAGAGGAGATTGCGCTGCACCAGCGCCATGGCAATGGTCGGCTGATATTTAAGATGAATGCGCTCGTTGATCCGAAAATTATTGATGCTCTGTACGCTGCCTCTCAGGCTGGCGTACAGATTGACCTGATTGTTCGTGGGATGTGCTCGTTACGCCCACAGATACCCGGTCTTTCCGATAACATCCGCGTTCGTTCGATTGTCGGGCGTTATCTCGAACACAGCCGTATCTACTACTTTCACCACGGTGGCACACCGAAAATCTATCTCGGGAGTGCCGATATGATGGAGCGTAATCTGGATCGGCGGGTTGAAGAGCTTTTTCCGCTAACGGATCCCGGTGCTATTCAGTACGTGACCGAAATCTTGTTGAAGACGTACCTTGCCGATAATCTGCGAGCCCGCGAACTCCAACCTGATGGTCGGTATGTGCGGCTGAATCCAAACGGCGCTGAGGTGATCGATAGCCAAGACCCAAACCGCATCATACCTCGGTGCTGA
- a CDS encoding MFS transporter, whose amino-acid sequence MRPLIARAEIRALLKPTTTTEHNIRNVLIDGIGVGIVTGVSVFLPIFLARLGASSLLVGLITSLPALAGALFALPIGRFLEQQRNIVVWYSGMRFWVLISYAVFGCLPFILPLNIVPWTIIILWALVTIPSTFVNVAFTMVMGDVAGPQRRYALMSMRWSSLGLATAVTVATVGAVLELFPFPFNYQVVFIGSVVGGLLSFFFSRSITLPDRNPTSRQHGAESLRDALRQAPLPFVQYALSAFVFRSGIAMAIPLIPLYYVREAGLNDAWIGLISMIGNSVLLIAYAVWSAGVPRLGNRGVLLASSFGMALYPFGLAATDMPLILAVLAGIANFCVAGNDLVNFDLVLSTIPAERQATYIGVFQTLQNLALFVMPLIATLLADHIGITATLLVAGLIRLLGVALFAWLRIG is encoded by the coding sequence ATGCGACCGCTTATTGCACGCGCCGAGATACGCGCACTGCTGAAGCCGACCACGACCACCGAACACAATATACGGAATGTACTCATTGATGGTATCGGCGTCGGTATTGTAACCGGAGTCAGTGTCTTTCTGCCCATTTTCCTGGCTCGTCTGGGGGCATCAAGTTTGTTGGTTGGCTTGATCACCTCACTCCCGGCATTAGCCGGCGCACTCTTCGCCCTCCCGATTGGTCGCTTTCTTGAGCAGCAGCGCAATATCGTGGTCTGGTACTCGGGCATGCGGTTTTGGGTGTTGATCTCCTATGCGGTGTTTGGCTGCCTACCATTTATCTTACCGCTGAACATTGTACCGTGGACGATCATCATCCTTTGGGCTTTGGTGACCATTCCCTCGACCTTTGTTAATGTCGCGTTTACCATGGTCATGGGAGATGTTGCCGGACCACAGCGTCGTTATGCACTGATGAGCATGCGCTGGTCGAGTTTAGGACTGGCGACAGCGGTAACGGTTGCCACGGTAGGCGCAGTGCTTGAACTATTTCCTTTTCCATTCAATTATCAGGTAGTATTTATCGGATCAGTTGTCGGCGGACTGCTCAGTTTCTTCTTTTCGCGGTCGATCACCTTACCCGACCGCAATCCAACATCACGGCAACATGGCGCTGAATCGCTGCGTGATGCCCTCCGTCAGGCGCCACTGCCATTTGTACAATACGCATTGAGTGCATTTGTGTTTCGGAGTGGGATTGCGATGGCGATCCCGCTCATTCCACTCTACTATGTGCGTGAAGCTGGGCTGAACGACGCCTGGATCGGTCTGATCAGTATGATCGGCAACAGTGTATTGCTGATTGCATACGCGGTATGGTCGGCAGGTGTACCTCGTTTAGGGAACAGAGGGGTATTGCTTGCCAGTAGTTTCGGTATGGCGTTGTACCCGTTTGGACTGGCTGCCACCGACATGCCCCTGATCCTGGCTGTACTGGCCGGGATAGCTAACTTTTGTGTCGCAGGGAACGATCTAGTTAACTTTGATCTGGTGTTGAGCACCATTCCCGCCGAACGGCAAGCGACATATATCGGGGTCTTTCAGACGTTGCAAAATCTAGCGCTCTTTGTTATGCCACTGATCGCAACGTTACTTGCCGACCACATTGGAATCACTGCCACCCTGCTGGTGGCCGGTCTCATACGCTTGTTGGGTGTGGCACTCTTTGCATGGTTGCGCATTGGGTAA
- a CDS encoding flippase activity-associated protein Agl23, with the protein MSVIENVDRRWTPTIEQLCYTGIAILAIISRLWALGDRALHHDETLHAAYSWFLYSGRGYMHDPLLHGPLLYFLGALFFFLFGDNDTTARLSAALASIALTLSPILLRPVIGRRAALMASLYLLISPIALYVGRFFRHDIFSVVCEILVFVAIVRYAADPRPRWLYLGTTALALMLTNQETTYLYILIFAFPLAILFCWQVYRPGIAIIAGLGIGLALLIFVLPGTAVVDGAHHAKRDANGLIEVAQPGPIFGWPPLETEDNGYALLVRHRADTDGGRTVWENTVRYLADIGRFVNHPAIISAILLVTIGLGMFIWLIWFRRDAAGITPWDYAIARGEPAAQLLHSLVTDRRWQVALIIFVSIYALLFTAMFTNVIGLISGVAGSLLYWLAQHNVQRGSQPAHYYAVILATYEPLLWLGMIISLPLVIQAVRQRRPEAFAVALITWWAIASFAIYTWAGEKMPWLTIHIALPFTLLLAWGVSRLLELAQQQVMYWQQLWSEAAVPASVEDAAAAQHIAPSGAGDLPAKNTANRRWLDDNQAGFLGLPRGSLVGFGVLFGLIICLGFLLLSITVAAGPTSPIQPWMAFLFTLTLLLLLVIGSWLRWGWIVTATLTTICLILAVGLYTVRSSIRLAYQTGDVAREMMVYTQTSPDVMRVVRRLEEAAMRRAGGTRLPLMYDNETVWLWYLRDWPGAIAIPGGRLNGPPPADVQAVLILQENLDRYPENRTYLQGFVLQRYPLRWWFPEDQVYRISKFNGGSLLERLFRNPFDYETTAQLWRYLMFRQPPAGLGSTDFVIAVRPELARQIGIGLGGTLHMENSR; encoded by the coding sequence ATGTCGGTGATTGAAAACGTTGATCGACGCTGGACTCCAACAATAGAACAGCTTTGCTATACGGGGATTGCCATTCTAGCAATCATCAGTCGCCTGTGGGCATTGGGCGATCGGGCATTACACCACGATGAGACGCTGCACGCAGCTTATTCATGGTTTCTCTACAGTGGTCGTGGCTACATGCACGATCCCTTGTTGCACGGCCCCCTCCTCTATTTTTTAGGTGCGCTGTTTTTCTTTCTATTTGGGGATAATGACACAACAGCACGTCTAAGTGCGGCTCTGGCTAGCATTGCCCTCACGCTTAGCCCGATATTGTTACGCCCGGTCATTGGACGACGGGCAGCATTAATGGCGAGTCTCTACTTACTGATCTCGCCAATTGCACTCTATGTTGGACGCTTTTTCCGTCATGACATTTTTTCGGTCGTTTGTGAAATTCTGGTATTTGTGGCAATTGTGCGCTATGCTGCTGACCCACGTCCACGCTGGCTGTACCTAGGAACAACGGCACTCGCGCTCATGCTGACCAACCAGGAGACGACGTACCTTTATATTCTGATCTTCGCTTTCCCACTCGCGATCCTGTTCTGTTGGCAGGTGTATCGACCAGGAATTGCTATCATCGCCGGTCTTGGTATCGGGCTGGCACTCCTGATATTTGTCTTGCCTGGTACCGCAGTGGTTGATGGTGCGCACCACGCCAAACGGGATGCCAACGGTTTGATTGAAGTTGCCCAACCTGGCCCCATCTTTGGCTGGCCACCACTCGAAACTGAAGATAACGGTTATGCCCTGCTGGTACGTCACCGGGCCGATACTGACGGTGGGCGAACTGTCTGGGAGAATACAGTACGGTACCTGGCCGACATCGGTCGGTTTGTAAACCATCCGGCAATCATCAGTGCCATCCTGCTGGTGACGATTGGATTGGGGATGTTCATTTGGCTGATCTGGTTTCGACGCGATGCCGCAGGGATAACGCCGTGGGATTATGCTATCGCACGCGGTGAACCAGCCGCTCAATTGTTGCACAGTCTGGTAACTGATCGGCGCTGGCAGGTAGCGTTGATTATTTTCGTCTCTATTTATGCACTCCTCTTTACCGCAATGTTTACTAACGTAATCGGCCTTATTTCGGGAGTGGCCGGTTCGTTACTCTACTGGCTGGCTCAGCACAATGTCCAACGTGGAAGCCAGCCGGCCCATTACTACGCGGTAATCCTGGCAACTTACGAGCCGTTACTCTGGCTAGGGATGATCATTAGCCTGCCGCTAGTGATACAGGCAGTGCGACAACGACGGCCAGAGGCGTTTGCAGTGGCTTTGATTACCTGGTGGGCCATCGCCTCATTTGCGATTTACACCTGGGCTGGCGAGAAGATGCCGTGGCTGACGATCCATATCGCGCTGCCGTTCACCCTTCTGCTGGCATGGGGAGTGAGCAGGTTACTGGAGCTGGCCCAACAGCAGGTAATGTACTGGCAGCAATTATGGTCAGAGGCGGCAGTTCCGGCTTCTGTAGAGGATGCCGCAGCGGCTCAGCACATTGCTCCAAGTGGCGCCGGTGATCTGCCGGCGAAGAATACGGCTAACCGGCGATGGCTTGATGATAATCAAGCCGGTTTCCTGGGCTTGCCCAGAGGTTCGCTGGTCGGGTTTGGTGTGCTGTTCGGGTTGATTATCTGTCTGGGTTTTCTCTTACTCTCTATCACGGTTGCTGCCGGACCAACGTCACCGATTCAACCCTGGATGGCGTTTCTCTTCACCCTAACGCTATTGCTCCTGCTCGTGATCGGAAGCTGGCTTCGTTGGGGTTGGATTGTGACCGCGACTTTAACCACGATATGCCTAATCCTGGCGGTTGGATTGTATACCGTGCGCAGCAGTATTCGTCTGGCTTATCAAACCGGTGACGTAGCCCGTGAGATGATGGTTTACACTCAGACGTCACCCGATGTGATGCGGGTGGTACGTCGTCTGGAAGAGGCAGCAATGCGGCGAGCAGGGGGAACCCGTCTTCCGCTGATGTACGATAACGAGACGGTCTGGTTGTGGTATTTACGTGATTGGCCCGGAGCAATTGCAATACCGGGGGGAAGACTGAATGGGCCACCACCTGCTGATGTGCAGGCCGTGTTGATCTTGCAAGAGAATCTCGACCGCTACCCCGAAAATCGCACTTATCTCCAGGGATTTGTGTTGCAACGTTACCCCTTGCGCTGGTGGTTTCCAGAAGATCAGGTGTATCGTATCAGTAAATTCAATGGTGGATCGCTTCTTGAACGCCTGTTCCGCAATCCGTTCGATTACGAGACCACAGCGCAGTTGTGGCGATATTTGATGTTCCGGCAACCACCTGCCGGTTTAGGCTCAACCGATTTTGTCATTGCAGTGCGACCAGAACTGGCCCGCCAGATCGGGATCGGCCTCGGTGGTACGCTACATATGGAAAATAGCAGATAG
- a CDS encoding flippase activity-associated protein Agl23, with translation MTTQIFSTGQVLNRRLRIDWLTWETAAYTLIVIASIVAHLWGLDRMALHHDESIHAWSSWRLYTGAGAFSCWNGLDENGNARGGLYHETYCYDPVYHGPSLYFLTALAYFLFGDGDAQARLPMALAGIGLVASAWWLRPYLGRGGALVAALLLGFSPSLLYYTRFARHDGLMVLWELWMVIGALRWIDTGQRRWLYLVALALALAIATHELYYILLFIFGVFVLMRLLAESRLARYQNIVLLIVIGLCLVLMVLNPPLPFGRGLYVGEKAFLIASALVLAWLCQRLWPPEPVLTTRLRALWQEERTTLWTALAILGGVYLVLYTSFFTYLPGAIDGITAGLIYWLGSQQEYARGDQPWYYYLMLLPLYEPMAVLSGFGVVIAMVVAVVRRQWFSRQTALSTTAEETSDPTGKDVDETARLVAPAPWPLYPLLIVFWFFTATIIFSWAGEKMPWLVVHMALPGNLLAAWVVGRVIDVVSRARVGWHIWLIPLLILLLGVAVGVAFWRLSSGGQTAILQAIIPLLIIFGLIYAFLSLITQLHLRAVSAAIGLTGIALLAAYMIRATWLVVYDHPDVPVEPLIYTQTAPDVPRYAADIRELAINLTRGNRGPQDPTGGLTMPLILDGGDKTAEGSLAWPLQWYLRDFKNINWVNGSELGRVPSVDQLTVTMPDGRRDLAPIVMLYRPFVTDRLRDILRESYVQPYGPVGMFNWWFPEGNKCAPQSPGYKRFYYSTWTATAAKEDCGRDLSNELHGPFDVLLWPFQRENWPTLGRYLLFRQLPEPLVLNGREVEVWLRRDLAGGVGQTTTVVTAPELRLAALNEIRLSNGGNGATGIAIDQQGRIYIANTFNHRIEVFTSDGSLIRNFGTQGNGIDQFYEPRGLAFDQQGNLYVADTWNARIVKYNADLRPVASWGSGDMDLGDGRRATITEGDPVRNAAAPLGFFGPRGVAVDADGNVYIADTGNKRIVVTDSDGQFLYQFGGAGSAPGQFNEPTSLAFDAAGNLYIADTWNGRVQVFARAADGRIDPTPLATWPVPGWQVNTYDDPMLAVSPEGTVYVAVPTRQHVLTAQANGSPLLRWTGVGSDGVPIVSPSGIAVAADGSIWIVDRLGGRAARFSLPMLAPSTP, from the coding sequence ATGACAACACAGATATTCTCAACCGGGCAGGTGCTTAACCGACGCTTGCGCATAGACTGGCTCACCTGGGAAACAGCGGCCTACACCTTGATCGTTATTGCCAGCATCGTAGCTCACCTCTGGGGTCTAGATCGCATGGCCCTCCACCACGATGAATCGATCCATGCCTGGTCGAGCTGGCGGCTTTACACCGGCGCGGGTGCCTTCTCGTGCTGGAATGGTCTTGATGAAAACGGAAACGCACGAGGTGGCCTCTACCACGAGACTTACTGCTACGATCCGGTCTATCATGGGCCGTCACTCTATTTTCTGACGGCACTTGCCTACTTTTTGTTTGGCGATGGCGATGCCCAGGCCCGCTTGCCAATGGCCCTGGCCGGGATTGGTCTGGTGGCATCAGCCTGGTGGCTACGACCGTATCTTGGGCGCGGAGGAGCACTGGTTGCAGCACTGTTGCTTGGTTTTTCACCATCTTTGCTCTACTACACCCGTTTTGCTCGTCACGATGGCTTGATGGTGTTGTGGGAGTTGTGGATGGTGATCGGCGCATTACGGTGGATCGATACCGGTCAGCGCCGGTGGTTGTACCTGGTTGCCTTAGCCCTGGCACTGGCTATTGCAACCCATGAACTGTACTATATTTTGCTTTTCATCTTCGGGGTATTCGTGTTAATGCGGTTGCTGGCCGAGAGCCGTCTGGCCCGTTATCAGAATATTGTTCTGCTGATCGTGATCGGTCTGTGCCTGGTGCTCATGGTCCTCAATCCGCCGTTACCGTTTGGGCGCGGCCTGTATGTTGGCGAAAAGGCATTCCTGATCGCGTCGGCACTGGTGCTGGCCTGGCTGTGTCAGCGCTTGTGGCCGCCCGAACCGGTGTTGACCACTCGTTTGCGTGCATTGTGGCAAGAGGAACGAACGACTCTCTGGACGGCGCTGGCTATTCTCGGTGGAGTGTACCTGGTGCTCTATACCAGTTTCTTTACCTACCTGCCCGGCGCCATTGACGGGATTACTGCCGGTCTCATCTACTGGTTGGGGAGCCAGCAAGAGTATGCACGTGGTGATCAGCCTTGGTATTACTACCTGATGCTCCTCCCACTGTACGAACCAATGGCAGTCCTCAGTGGGTTTGGTGTTGTGATCGCAATGGTGGTTGCCGTTGTGCGACGACAATGGTTCTCCAGGCAAACGGCGCTATCCACAACCGCTGAGGAAACAAGCGATCCTACCGGGAAAGATGTTGACGAAACAGCGCGACTCGTTGCTCCAGCGCCATGGCCCCTCTACCCGCTGTTGATCGTCTTCTGGTTCTTTACGGCAACCATCATCTTTTCGTGGGCTGGCGAAAAAATGCCCTGGCTGGTTGTGCACATGGCGCTGCCGGGGAATCTCCTCGCAGCGTGGGTTGTCGGGCGCGTGATCGATGTCGTCAGCCGAGCACGGGTCGGCTGGCACATCTGGCTCATTCCACTCCTCATCCTCCTCTTGGGGGTGGCTGTGGGCGTTGCCTTCTGGCGGTTGAGTAGCGGTGGTCAGACGGCGATATTGCAGGCCATCATTCCACTCCTGATCATTTTCGGGTTGATTTATGCCTTCCTCTCACTCATCACTCAACTGCATTTGCGTGCGGTCAGCGCGGCGATTGGTCTGACCGGCATCGCTTTACTGGCCGCCTACATGATTCGGGCAACGTGGCTGGTGGTCTATGATCACCCAGATGTACCTGTCGAACCACTGATCTATACTCAGACCGCACCGGATGTACCACGCTATGCGGCTGATATTCGCGAGTTGGCGATTAATCTTACTCGGGGCAACCGGGGGCCACAAGACCCCACCGGTGGGTTGACTATGCCGCTCATTCTTGATGGTGGCGACAAAACCGCCGAAGGCTCATTAGCCTGGCCATTGCAATGGTATCTGCGTGATTTCAAGAATATCAACTGGGTAAATGGGAGCGAATTGGGTCGTGTGCCATCAGTTGATCAACTGACCGTAACAATGCCCGATGGCAGACGTGATCTGGCTCCGATTGTGATGCTGTATCGCCCCTTTGTGACCGACCGACTCCGCGATATACTGCGCGAGTCGTATGTACAGCCTTACGGTCCAGTAGGAATGTTCAACTGGTGGTTCCCAGAAGGCAACAAATGTGCACCACAAAGTCCTGGGTATAAACGATTTTATTACAGTACCTGGACGGCAACCGCAGCCAAAGAAGATTGTGGCCGTGATCTCAGCAACGAGCTACACGGGCCATTTGACGTGTTACTCTGGCCATTTCAACGTGAAAACTGGCCGACGCTGGGACGTTATCTCCTCTTCCGTCAGCTTCCTGAACCGCTCGTACTGAATGGACGCGAAGTTGAGGTGTGGTTGCGCCGTGATTTGGCCGGAGGAGTTGGGCAAACCACGACGGTTGTCACAGCACCTGAACTACGGCTGGCTGCGCTAAACGAGATTCGACTGTCGAATGGCGGTAATGGTGCAACCGGGATCGCTATCGATCAACAAGGACGAATCTATATTGCCAATACATTCAATCATCGGATCGAAGTCTTTACATCTGATGGTTCACTCATTCGCAATTTCGGTACCCAGGGCAATGGCATTGATCAGTTCTACGAACCACGCGGTCTGGCCTTCGATCAGCAGGGCAATCTCTATGTTGCCGACACCTGGAACGCCCGTATTGTCAAATACAATGCCGATCTCCGCCCAGTAGCAAGCTGGGGCAGTGGCGACATGGATCTCGGCGATGGGCGACGGGCAACAATTACTGAGGGTGACCCGGTACGCAATGCGGCTGCGCCATTAGGCTTTTTCGGACCACGTGGTGTTGCCGTGGATGCCGACGGAAATGTCTACATAGCCGACACCGGTAACAAACGGATTGTTGTCACCGATAGCGACGGTCAATTTCTCTACCAATTCGGTGGTGCCGGCAGCGCCCCTGGTCAATTCAATGAACCGACCAGCCTGGCGTTTGATGCCGCCGGTAACTTGTATATCGCTGATACCTGGAACGGACGTGTACAGGTCTTTGCTCGGGCTGCTGATGGTCGGATTGACCCGACGCCATTGGCAACGTGGCCGGTACCAGGATGGCAAGTCAATACGTATGATGATCCAATGCTGGCAGTCAGCCCAGAGGGTACTGTGTATGTAGCAGTGCCAACCCGACAGCACGTGCTCACCGCCCAGGCTAACGGTTCGCCGCTACTACGCTGGACGGGAGTGGGCAGTGATGGCGTACCAATCGTCAGCCCGAGTGGCATTGCTGTAGCCGCTGATGGAAGTATCTGGATTGTTGATCGACTCGGCGGACGAGCTGCACGCTTCAGCTTACCGATGCTTGCACCATCAACGCCATGA